One Streptomyces sp. NBC_00102 DNA segment encodes these proteins:
- a CDS encoding MFS transporter, producing the protein MLRAALPDLAPWHASADFRLLWGQGLITYFGSFMALIALPLQIKELTGSPLAVGAMGAVELVPLVVFGLYGGALADAVDRRKVILGTEAGLGVLAVVLLVNALLPDPLLWPLYVVAGGVSALAGLQRPALDSLLARIVPHEHLPAAAALNALRWQVGAIAGPALAGLVVAYAGHATAYAVTVVTFTVSVVLCLRLTPAPPARNAQKPSLRGIAEGAAYAWSRPVLLGTYAIDMAAMFFAFPNTVFPFLADDLDAPWSLGLMYAAGSVGSLVLGLTSGWTSRVRRHGLFVVFGAAAWGLAIAGAGLFGSVWPVLVCLAVAGAGDMLSGLGRSAIWNQTIPEELRGRLAGIEVLSYSVGPQLGQVRAGAMAGWTGTRSAVWTGGVACLASVALLTAALPKLLGYDSATDEDAVRRRDAATAAPADPDAPAAPGVPAF; encoded by the coding sequence ATGCTCCGCGCCGCCCTCCCCGATCTCGCGCCCTGGCACGCCTCCGCCGATTTCCGGCTGCTCTGGGGCCAGGGGCTGATCACGTACTTCGGCAGTTTCATGGCGCTGATCGCGCTGCCGCTCCAGATCAAGGAGCTGACCGGCTCCCCGCTGGCGGTCGGGGCGATGGGCGCGGTGGAACTCGTGCCGCTGGTGGTCTTCGGGCTGTACGGCGGGGCGCTCGCGGACGCCGTGGACCGCCGCAAGGTCATCCTCGGCACGGAGGCCGGGCTCGGGGTGCTGGCGGTGGTCCTGCTGGTCAACGCGCTGCTGCCGGACCCGCTGCTCTGGCCGCTGTACGTCGTGGCCGGGGGTGTCTCGGCGCTCGCGGGGCTCCAGCGGCCCGCGCTCGACTCGCTGCTGGCGCGGATCGTGCCGCACGAGCACCTGCCGGCCGCCGCCGCGCTGAACGCCCTGCGCTGGCAGGTGGGCGCGATCGCCGGGCCGGCCCTGGCGGGCCTGGTCGTCGCCTACGCCGGGCACGCCACCGCGTACGCGGTCACCGTCGTCACCTTCACCGTCTCGGTCGTCCTCTGCCTGCGGCTCACCCCCGCGCCGCCCGCCCGGAACGCGCAGAAGCCGTCGCTGCGCGGGATCGCCGAGGGTGCCGCGTACGCGTGGAGCCGGCCGGTGCTGCTGGGGACGTACGCGATCGACATGGCGGCGATGTTCTTCGCCTTCCCGAACACGGTCTTTCCGTTCCTCGCCGACGACCTCGACGCCCCCTGGTCGCTGGGGCTGATGTATGCGGCAGGGTCGGTGGGCTCGCTGGTGCTGGGGCTGACCAGCGGCTGGACCTCCCGGGTGCGGCGGCACGGGCTCTTCGTGGTGTTCGGGGCCGCCGCCTGGGGGCTGGCCATCGCGGGGGCGGGGCTCTTCGGCAGCGTCTGGCCGGTGCTGGTCTGCCTGGCCGTCGCGGGCGCGGGCGACATGCTGAGCGGACTGGGCCGCTCAGCGATCTGGAACCAGACCATCCCGGAGGAGCTGCGGGGCCGGCTGGCCGGCATCGAGGTGCTCTCCTACAGCGTCGGGCCGCAGCTCGGCCAGGTCCGGGCCGGCGCGATGGCGGGGTGGACGGGCACCCGCTCCGCGGTCTGGACGGGCGGGGTCGCCTGCCTCGCCTCGGTGGCCCTGCTGACGGCGGCGCTCCCGAAACTGCTCGGGTACGACTCCGCCACCGACGAGGACGCCGTACGCCGCCGGGACGCCGCGACGGCCGCCCCGGCGGACCCGGACGCTCCCGCCGCCCCGGGGGTGCCGGCGTTCTGA
- a CDS encoding BTAD domain-containing putative transcriptional regulator yields MRYCILGTTQVLRDDGTAVALGGARLRALLTVLALSPGRAVPVTVLVDEVWDGDPPADAPGAVQALVGRLRRALGRDAIASDENGYRLAAEPDAVDLHRFERLTGEGSRALESGDGVKALEALDTALALWRGPALADLPDRTAVAARWEARRLAARRARGGAHLALGRAEEALPELVALCADHPLDEPLQALRIRALHHAGRTAQALAAYEEVRTLLAARLGTDPGAELRALHTELLRHDSAPPARPVAGAARPGHAGDRPAIQARPLGPDVRTPASGVPDVRTPAAPAALPPLRTPSGNLRARLTSFVGREADIAALREDLDRSRLVTLLGPGGAGKTRLSQEAAETVAGNWPDGVWMAELAPVDDPEAVPEAVLSALDARETVLRGAGAEEMRVAEGGTASPLVRLTEHCARRRMLLLLDNCEHVVGAAAALADHLLARCPDVTVLATSREPLGVPGEFVRPVEPLPDPTALRLFEERGRAARPGFRSDADPATAAAGAEICRRLDGLPLAIELAAARLRMLTPRQIADRLDDRFRLLSSGSRTLLPRQQTLRAVVDWSWDLLDTAERAVLRRMSVFAGGCSLSAAEDVCSLRAGDTGRAGDTGSAGRAEEVDFRDVAVLLGSLVDKSLVVAEESGDGEMRYRLLETVGEYASERLDEAGERAAVDRCHLVYYRELARTAGPRLRGAGQRAALELFRREYENLRTAFRHAAALEDEQECLCIILSMGSYWMLRDLRDEARQWADTAAALGPDPFAPPGSPAPPLHERCTDSPPPMEPDQLMEARRGVRLIQIANMDHEMDLWMTEESMERLRIIARTYTPGQPQTCRSPGSLWVFAVILTGERHELYEVMDETVRTCRQYGYEWELGSALQMRANLLANQPDSTQEARVDADESLEIFTRLQDAWGSAEALASRGEANEQAGKYQEAAEDYLAAMAYAEELGAQSQVAVLRTRYANILAETGREEAGEAILREVIDMDRTSSGHEATPFARMHLGMLLGRTGRIAEARVQMELLAAEFHSQTLAIFEGFVLGVVAWLDNEEGQYGRALGRAINAVERANDRLAQMVAPQMTSIHLVTAAWALAGLGGERRGRDAALVLGAQAAHLSRKHVPTMVERQNLARAERAARAAIGDAAFEAAYAEGGDLSLDEVTALAAAHNS; encoded by the coding sequence GTGCGCTACTGCATCCTCGGTACGACCCAGGTACTTCGCGACGACGGCACGGCCGTCGCCCTCGGCGGGGCACGGCTGCGCGCCCTGCTCACCGTGCTCGCCCTGAGCCCCGGCCGAGCGGTCCCGGTGACGGTGCTCGTGGACGAGGTCTGGGACGGTGACCCGCCCGCCGACGCGCCGGGCGCGGTCCAGGCGCTCGTGGGGCGGCTGCGCCGGGCGCTCGGCCGGGACGCCATCGCCTCCGACGAGAACGGTTACCGTCTCGCCGCCGAACCCGACGCCGTGGACCTGCACCGGTTCGAACGGCTGACGGGCGAGGGGAGCCGGGCCTTGGAGTCCGGTGACGGCGTGAAGGCGCTCGAAGCCCTCGACACGGCGCTCGCGCTCTGGCGCGGCCCCGCCCTCGCCGATCTGCCCGACCGCACCGCCGTCGCCGCCCGCTGGGAGGCCCGGCGGCTCGCGGCCCGCCGCGCCCGGGGCGGCGCCCACCTCGCGCTCGGCCGCGCCGAGGAGGCGCTGCCCGAACTGGTCGCGCTCTGCGCCGACCACCCGCTCGACGAACCGCTCCAGGCGCTCCGCATCCGGGCCCTGCACCACGCGGGCCGCACCGCCCAGGCCCTCGCCGCGTACGAGGAGGTGCGCACCCTGCTCGCCGCCCGGCTCGGCACCGACCCGGGCGCCGAACTGCGCGCGCTGCACACCGAGTTGCTGCGCCACGACAGTGCCCCGCCGGCCCGCCCCGTGGCGGGCGCCGCCCGCCCGGGACATGCCGGTGACCGCCCCGCCATCCAGGCCCGCCCGCTCGGCCCCGACGTCCGGACGCCCGCGAGCGGCGTCCCGGACGTCCGTACCCCCGCCGCCCCGGCGGCCTTGCCGCCGTTGCGTACGCCGTCCGGCAACCTCAGGGCCCGGCTCACCAGTTTCGTCGGCCGCGAGGCGGACATCGCCGCACTGCGCGAGGACCTCGACCGGTCCCGGCTGGTGACGCTCCTCGGCCCCGGCGGCGCGGGCAAGACCCGGCTCTCGCAGGAGGCGGCCGAGACCGTCGCCGGCAACTGGCCGGACGGCGTGTGGATGGCCGAACTCGCCCCCGTGGACGACCCCGAGGCCGTGCCCGAAGCGGTGCTCTCCGCGCTCGACGCCCGGGAGACCGTGCTGCGCGGCGCCGGGGCCGAGGAGATGCGCGTCGCTGAAGGAGGCACCGCGAGCCCCCTCGTACGCCTCACCGAGCACTGCGCGCGCCGCCGGATGCTCCTGCTGCTCGACAACTGCGAGCACGTCGTCGGCGCCGCCGCCGCGCTCGCCGACCACCTCCTCGCCCGCTGCCCCGACGTCACCGTCCTCGCGACGAGCCGCGAACCCCTGGGCGTACCGGGCGAGTTCGTCCGCCCGGTCGAACCGCTGCCGGACCCCACGGCGCTCCGCCTCTTCGAGGAGCGCGGCCGCGCCGCCCGGCCCGGCTTCCGGAGCGACGCGGACCCGGCGACCGCCGCGGCCGGCGCCGAGATCTGCCGCCGCCTCGACGGACTGCCCCTCGCCATCGAACTCGCTGCCGCACGGCTGCGGATGCTCACCCCCCGGCAGATCGCCGACCGGCTCGACGACCGCTTCCGGCTGCTCTCCAGCGGGAGCCGCACCCTGCTGCCGCGCCAGCAGACCCTGCGCGCCGTCGTCGACTGGTCCTGGGACCTGCTCGACACCGCCGAACGCGCCGTACTGCGCCGGATGTCGGTCTTCGCCGGCGGCTGCTCCCTCTCCGCCGCCGAGGACGTCTGCTCGCTGCGCGCGGGCGACACCGGCCGTGCCGGTGACACCGGCAGTGCGGGGCGTGCGGAAGAGGTCGACTTCCGCGACGTCGCCGTCCTCCTCGGTTCACTCGTCGACAAGTCCCTCGTCGTCGCCGAGGAGTCGGGCGACGGCGAGATGCGCTACCGGCTGCTGGAGACCGTGGGGGAGTACGCCTCCGAGCGCCTGGACGAGGCGGGCGAGCGCGCCGCCGTCGACCGGTGCCACCTCGTGTACTACCGCGAGCTGGCGCGTACCGCCGGTCCCCGGCTGCGCGGCGCCGGACAGCGGGCCGCCCTGGAGCTGTTCCGGCGCGAGTACGAGAACCTGCGCACCGCCTTCCGGCACGCGGCGGCGCTGGAGGACGAGCAGGAGTGCCTCTGCATCATCCTGTCCATGGGCTCGTACTGGATGCTGCGCGATCTGCGCGACGAGGCCCGTCAGTGGGCCGACACGGCGGCGGCGCTGGGCCCCGACCCGTTCGCCCCGCCGGGTTCGCCGGCGCCCCCGCTGCACGAGCGGTGTACGGACAGTCCGCCGCCCATGGAGCCCGACCAGCTCATGGAGGCGCGGCGCGGGGTGCGGCTCATCCAGATCGCCAACATGGACCACGAGATGGACCTGTGGATGACCGAGGAGAGCATGGAGCGGCTCCGGATCATCGCCCGGACCTACACCCCGGGCCAGCCGCAGACCTGCCGCTCGCCCGGATCGCTCTGGGTCTTCGCCGTCATCCTCACCGGCGAGCGGCACGAGCTGTACGAGGTGATGGACGAGACCGTGCGCACCTGCCGTCAGTACGGCTATGAATGGGAGTTGGGCTCGGCGCTCCAGATGCGGGCCAACCTCCTTGCCAACCAGCCCGATTCGACCCAGGAAGCCCGGGTGGACGCGGACGAGAGCCTGGAGATCTTCACCCGGCTGCAAGACGCCTGGGGTTCCGCCGAGGCACTGGCCTCGCGCGGCGAGGCGAACGAGCAGGCGGGCAAGTACCAGGAGGCCGCCGAGGACTACCTCGCCGCCATGGCGTACGCCGAAGAGCTCGGCGCGCAGTCGCAGGTCGCCGTGTTGCGCACCCGGTACGCGAACATCCTCGCGGAGACCGGGCGGGAGGAGGCGGGGGAGGCCATCCTCCGCGAGGTCATCGACATGGACCGGACGAGCTCCGGCCACGAGGCGACGCCCTTCGCCCGGATGCACCTGGGCATGCTCCTCGGCCGCACCGGGCGGATCGCGGAGGCGCGTGTCCAGATGGAGCTGCTGGCGGCGGAGTTCCACTCGCAGACGCTGGCCATCTTCGAGGGCTTCGTCTTGGGTGTGGTGGCCTGGCTGGACAACGAGGAGGGGCAGTACGGGCGCGCCCTCGGCCGGGCGATCAATGCGGTGGAACGGGCGAACGACCGGCTGGCGCAGATGGTCGCACCCCAGATGACCTCCATCCACCTGGTGACGGCGGCCTGGGCGCTGGCGGGGCTCGGCGGGGAGCGGCGCGGCCGGGACGCCGCCCTGGTGCTCGGCGCGCAGGCCGCCCACCTCTCCCGTAAGCACGTGCCCACCATGGTGGAGCGGCAGAACCTCGCCCGCGCCGAGCGAGCGGCGCGCGCGGCGATCGGGGACGCTGCCTTCGAAGCGGCATACGCGGAGGGCGGCGACCTCTCGCTGGATGAGGTCACCGCCCTGGCGGCCGCGCACAACAGCTGA
- a CDS encoding bifunctional DNA primase/polymerase yields MGADSGRNRGTEGKISQWLRRRPKQQSDADGSAARLGMLLAVAEAGMPISPAAHPLGHRCSCERIGCPTPARHPVSFAWQTQSTTDRAQIERWAEGQPLANFITATGMIHDVLDVPLSAGVSALERLLDGGIDVGPVARSGDDRMLFFTATRGTPEDEDEWWPCELDSHPETMDEHPGLRWHCRGSYVLLPPARLPGELDVRWVRGPEHPLPDPLTLLEALTDACAVYVDSDEANGLDPAAVAWPLGR; encoded by the coding sequence ATGGGCGCCGATTCCGGCCGCAACCGCGGCACAGAGGGCAAGATTTCCCAGTGGCTGCGGCGACGACCCAAGCAGCAGAGCGACGCCGACGGCTCGGCGGCCAGACTGGGCATGCTCCTGGCCGTCGCGGAGGCCGGGATGCCGATCTCGCCCGCCGCCCACCCGCTCGGACACCGATGTTCCTGCGAACGCATCGGATGCCCCACCCCCGCCCGCCACCCCGTGTCGTTCGCCTGGCAGACCCAGTCGACCACCGACCGCGCGCAGATCGAACGCTGGGCCGAGGGCCAGCCGCTGGCGAACTTCATCACCGCCACCGGGATGATCCACGACGTGCTGGACGTGCCGCTCTCGGCGGGCGTCAGTGCCCTGGAGCGGCTGCTCGACGGCGGCATCGACGTCGGACCCGTGGCCCGCTCCGGCGACGACCGGATGCTCTTCTTCACCGCCACCCGCGGCACCCCCGAGGACGAGGACGAGTGGTGGCCCTGCGAGCTGGACTCGCACCCCGAGACCATGGACGAGCACCCCGGACTGCGCTGGCACTGCCGCGGCAGCTACGTCCTGCTCCCGCCCGCCCGTCTCCCCGGTGAGCTCGACGTGCGCTGGGTACGCGGCCCCGAGCACCCGCTGCCGGACCCGCTGACCCTGCTGGAGGCGCTGACCGACGCCTGCGCCGTGTACGTGGACAGCGACGAGGCGAACGGCCTCGACCCGGCCGCCGTGGCCTGGCCGCTGGGCCGCTGA
- a CDS encoding PhzF family phenazine biosynthesis protein, with the protein MSEFDVPDGIDVLRVFCAPDGRHGNALGVVRDGDDYPDETSRQALAAGLGFSETVFVDDPERGRVDIWTPGLRLPFAGHPLVGSAWLLDLEVLELEVGDVFARQDGEFTWITARPEWAPPRELERYDSAAEVDALTGPPPGEGWLYVWAWEDEAAGRVRARAFPRRDDGIVEDEATGAAALLLTARLGRALNITQGRGSQILTAPAPDGTVEIGGRVVLAHRG; encoded by the coding sequence ATGAGTGAATTCGACGTACCCGACGGCATCGACGTCCTGCGGGTGTTCTGCGCCCCCGACGGCCGGCACGGGAACGCCCTCGGTGTCGTGCGGGACGGCGACGACTATCCCGACGAGACCTCCCGCCAGGCGCTCGCCGCCGGACTCGGCTTCAGTGAGACGGTCTTCGTGGACGACCCGGAACGCGGCCGGGTGGACATCTGGACCCCGGGGCTCCGGCTGCCGTTCGCCGGGCACCCGCTCGTCGGCAGCGCCTGGCTGCTCGACCTGGAGGTCCTGGAACTCGAAGTGGGGGACGTGTTCGCCCGCCAGGACGGCGAGTTCACCTGGATCACCGCACGCCCGGAGTGGGCGCCGCCGAGGGAACTGGAGCGGTACGACTCCGCCGCCGAGGTCGACGCGCTGACCGGACCTCCGCCGGGCGAGGGCTGGCTGTACGTATGGGCCTGGGAGGACGAGGCGGCCGGCCGGGTGCGGGCGCGGGCTTTCCCGCGCCGCGACGACGGCATCGTGGAGGACGAGGCGACCGGAGCCGCCGCCCTGCTGCTCACCGCGCGGCTCGGCCGCGCGCTCAACATCACCCAGGGACGCGGCTCCCAGATCCTCACCGCGCCCGCACCGGACGGCACCGTCGAGATCGGCGGCCGCGTGGTGCTCGCCCACCGGGGCTGA
- the map gene encoding type I methionyl aminopeptidase: MSGQSLLVPGEISPVRSVPGNVRRPEYVGKPGPTPYTGPEIQDSDTVERMRVAGRIAAQAMEEAAKHIAPGVTTDELDRVAHEFMVDHGAYPSTLGYRGFPKSLCTSVNEVICHGIPDTTVLRDGDIVNLDVTAYINGVHGDNNATYLCGDVDEESRLLVERTRESLNRAIKAVRPGRQINVIGRVIESYAKRFGYGVVRDFTGHGINTSFHSGLIVPHYDSPHATTVMKPGMTFTIEPMLTLGTHEYDMWDDGWTVLTKDRKRTAQFEHTLVVTETGADILTLP, from the coding sequence ATGTCTGGTCAGTCGCTGCTCGTACCCGGGGAGATCTCTCCCGTCCGTTCCGTACCCGGAAATGTCCGGCGCCCCGAGTACGTGGGCAAGCCGGGCCCGACCCCGTACACAGGCCCGGAGATCCAGGACTCCGACACCGTCGAGCGGATGCGCGTCGCCGGCCGGATCGCCGCGCAGGCGATGGAGGAGGCCGCCAAGCACATCGCCCCGGGCGTCACCACCGACGAACTGGACCGCGTGGCCCACGAGTTCATGGTCGACCACGGCGCGTACCCGTCGACGCTCGGTTACCGCGGCTTCCCCAAGTCCCTGTGCACGTCGGTCAACGAGGTCATCTGCCACGGCATCCCCGACACCACGGTGCTGCGCGACGGCGACATCGTGAACCTGGACGTGACGGCGTACATCAACGGCGTGCACGGCGACAACAACGCCACGTACCTCTGCGGCGACGTGGACGAGGAGTCGCGGCTGCTGGTGGAGCGCACCCGGGAGTCGCTGAACCGGGCCATCAAGGCGGTCCGCCCCGGGCGTCAGATCAACGTGATCGGTCGCGTCATCGAGTCGTACGCCAAGCGCTTCGGCTACGGCGTGGTGCGCGACTTCACCGGGCACGGCATCAACACCTCGTTCCACTCCGGCCTGATCGTGCCGCACTACGACAGCCCGCACGCCACCACCGTGATGAAGCCGGGGATGACGTTCACCATCGAGCCGATGCTGACGCTGGGCACCCACGAGTACGACATGTGGGACGACGGCTGGACCGTGCTCACCAAGGACCGCAAGCGGACCGCCCAGTTCGAGCACACCCTCGTGGTGACGGAGACCGGGGCGGACATCCTCACCCTGCCGTAG
- the ddaH gene encoding dimethylargininase, with protein sequence MHRDATPRRYLMCAPEHFRVTYSINPWMDPSKPVDLPLAQTQWEDLRDRYRALGHTVEELTPLPGLPDMVFAANGATVIGGRVLGARFAHPERHGEAEAHREWFLLHGYTEFREPEHVNEGEGDFAVTSSFVLAGTGFRSSPLAHDEAQEFFGRPVIGLDLVDPRYYHLDTALCVLDDAADEIMYYPGAFSPGSRSVLARLFPDALIAGEPDAAGLGLNAVSDGLHVLLPQAATGLFEPLRDRGFEPVPMDLSELLKGGGSVKCCTQELRDR encoded by the coding sequence GTGCACCGTGACGCCACCCCTCGTCGCTATCTGATGTGCGCCCCGGAACACTTCCGGGTCACCTACTCCATCAACCCGTGGATGGACCCGTCCAAGCCCGTCGATCTGCCGCTGGCGCAGACGCAGTGGGAGGACCTCCGTGACCGCTACCGCGCTCTCGGTCACACCGTGGAGGAGCTGACGCCGCTGCCCGGTCTGCCGGACATGGTCTTCGCCGCCAACGGGGCGACCGTGATCGGCGGGCGGGTGCTGGGCGCGCGGTTCGCGCACCCGGAGCGGCACGGCGAGGCCGAGGCGCACCGGGAGTGGTTCCTGCTCCACGGTTACACGGAGTTCCGCGAGCCTGAGCACGTCAACGAGGGCGAGGGCGATTTCGCCGTCACCTCGTCCTTCGTGCTGGCCGGCACGGGGTTCCGGTCGAGTCCGCTCGCGCACGACGAGGCGCAGGAGTTCTTCGGCCGGCCGGTGATCGGGCTGGATCTGGTGGACCCGCGCTACTACCACCTGGACACGGCGCTCTGCGTGCTCGACGACGCGGCCGACGAGATCATGTACTACCCCGGCGCGTTCTCCCCCGGCAGCCGTTCCGTGCTGGCCCGGCTCTTCCCGGACGCCCTGATCGCCGGGGAGCCCGATGCCGCCGGGCTCGGCCTGAACGCGGTCAGCGACGGCCTGCACGTGCTGCTGCCACAGGCCGCGACGGGGCTGTTCGAGCCACTGCGGGACCGTGGCTTCGAGCCGGTGCCGATGGACCTGAGCGAGCTGCTGAAGGGCGGCGGCAGTGTGAAGTGCTGCACCCAGGAGCTGCGGGACCGGTGA
- the npdG gene encoding NADPH-dependent F420 reductase, with translation MTTHDNAGAPKAPAKDPWDLPDVSGLTVGVLGGTGPQGRGLAYRLARAGQRVTIGSRDAARAAEAAAELGLGIEGADNAACALRSDIVIVAVPWEGHAKTLESLRTELTGKLVVDCVNPLGFDKKGAYALKPEEGSAAEQAAALLPDSRVTAAFHHLSAVLLQDASIDEIDTDVMVLGEARADTDIVQALAGRIAGMRGVFAGRLRNAHQVESLVANLISVNRRYKAHAGLRATDV, from the coding sequence ATGACTACCCACGACAACGCCGGTGCGCCCAAGGCGCCCGCCAAGGACCCCTGGGACCTGCCCGACGTCTCCGGACTCACCGTCGGCGTGCTCGGCGGCACCGGACCGCAGGGCCGCGGACTCGCCTACCGGCTCGCCCGCGCAGGACAGCGCGTGACCATCGGCTCCCGCGACGCCGCCCGCGCCGCCGAGGCCGCCGCCGAACTCGGACTCGGCATCGAGGGCGCCGACAACGCCGCGTGCGCGCTCCGCAGCGACATCGTGATCGTCGCCGTGCCGTGGGAGGGCCACGCCAAAACCCTGGAATCGCTGCGCACGGAACTGACGGGCAAGCTCGTCGTCGACTGCGTCAACCCGCTCGGCTTCGACAAGAAGGGCGCCTACGCCCTCAAGCCGGAGGAGGGCAGCGCCGCCGAACAGGCCGCCGCCCTGCTGCCGGACTCCCGCGTCACCGCGGCCTTCCACCACCTCTCGGCGGTGCTGCTCCAGGACGCCTCGATCGACGAGATCGACACCGACGTGATGGTGCTGGGCGAGGCCCGCGCCGACACCGACATCGTGCAGGCCCTCGCCGGCCGGATCGCCGGCATGCGCGGCGTCTTCGCCGGACGGCTGCGCAACGCCCACCAGGTCGAGTCGCTGGTCGCCAACCTGATCTCGGTCAACCGCCGGTACAAGGCACACGCGGGACTGCGCGCCACCGACGTGTGA
- a CDS encoding site-2 protease family protein, with protein sequence MTTGISRRDRRISPIFLGIAAVTAAAGAAVWTGFAETGFAVFLFVTGAWVVSLCLHEYAHARTALHSGDISIAEKGYLTLNPLKYTHALLSIVLPVLFVIMGGIGLPGGAVYIERGRIRGRWRHSLISAAGPLTNVLFAVVCTAPFWLGGLEGVPMAFRFALAFLALLQVTAAILNFVPVPGLDGYGVIEPWLSYRVRRQVEPFAPFGLIAVFALLWVPAVNGAFFDAVDALLRGLGVSDFERYCGQDLYRFWRAFTDQQDPRCEALSAALSG encoded by the coding sequence ATGACCACTGGGATCAGCCGCCGCGACCGGCGCATCAGCCCGATCTTCCTCGGGATCGCCGCCGTGACGGCCGCCGCCGGGGCGGCCGTGTGGACGGGGTTCGCCGAGACCGGGTTCGCCGTCTTCCTGTTCGTCACGGGTGCCTGGGTCGTCTCGCTCTGCCTCCACGAGTACGCGCACGCCCGGACCGCGCTGCACAGCGGGGACATCTCGATCGCGGAGAAGGGCTATCTGACGCTCAACCCGCTGAAGTACACGCACGCGCTGCTCAGCATCGTGCTGCCGGTGCTCTTCGTGATCATGGGGGGCATCGGGCTGCCCGGCGGCGCCGTCTACATCGAGCGGGGCCGTATCCGGGGCCGCTGGCGGCACAGCCTGATCTCGGCGGCGGGCCCGTTGACGAACGTCCTGTTCGCCGTCGTCTGCACGGCGCCGTTCTGGCTGGGCGGTCTCGAAGGGGTGCCGATGGCGTTCCGGTTCGCGCTGGCGTTCCTGGCGCTGCTCCAGGTCACGGCCGCGATCCTGAACTTCGTACCGGTGCCGGGGCTGGACGGGTACGGGGTGATCGAGCCCTGGCTGTCGTACCGGGTACGGCGCCAGGTGGAGCCCTTCGCGCCGTTCGGGCTGATCGCGGTGTTCGCGCTGCTGTGGGTGCCGGCCGTGAACGGCGCGTTCTTCGACGCCGTGGACGCGCTGCTGCGGGGGCTCGGGGTGAGCGACTTCGAGAGGTACTGCGGGCAGGACCTCTACCGCTTCTGGCGTGCGTTCACCGACCAGCAGGACCCCCGCTGCGAGGCGCTGTCGGCAGCACTGTCCGGGTAA
- a CDS encoding small ribosomal subunit Rsm22 family protein, translating into MNDTLPTSEALRAALAGLLDGLPPKQAAQAVDRLIASYRGTTPTDAPVLRDRADVVAYAAYRMPATFEAVRAALDALREAAPEWAPATHTDVGGGTGAASWAVAGAWDGTDTTVLDWAEPALALGRELAEAGGPPGLRAARWQRARIGSALELAPTDLVTVSYVLKELTPAARTELADAAAGAAQAVVVVEPGTPDGYARVIEARDRLIAAGMTVAAPCPHSSACPIEPGTDWCHFSARVSRSSLHRQVKGGTLSHEDEKFSYVVATRFPVEPVAARVTRRPQIRKGQVLLELCTRDEALRRETVTKRHGALYRAARDTDWGDAWPPPEQD; encoded by the coding sequence GTGAACGACACCCTCCCCACCTCCGAAGCCCTGCGCGCGGCCCTCGCCGGTCTGCTCGACGGACTGCCGCCCAAGCAGGCGGCCCAGGCCGTCGACCGGCTGATCGCCAGCTACCGCGGGACGACACCGACCGACGCGCCGGTGCTGCGGGACCGGGCGGACGTCGTCGCCTACGCCGCGTACCGGATGCCCGCGACCTTCGAGGCCGTACGGGCCGCCCTGGACGCACTGCGCGAGGCCGCCCCGGAGTGGGCGCCGGCCACCCACACCGACGTCGGCGGCGGTACCGGCGCGGCGAGCTGGGCCGTCGCCGGGGCCTGGGACGGTACGGACACCACCGTCCTGGACTGGGCCGAACCGGCCCTCGCGCTCGGCCGCGAGCTCGCCGAGGCCGGCGGGCCCCCCGGGCTGCGGGCCGCCCGCTGGCAGCGCGCCCGGATCGGGTCCGCGCTGGAGCTGGCCCCCACGGACCTGGTGACCGTCTCCTACGTCCTCAAGGAGCTGACCCCCGCCGCCCGGACCGAGCTGGCCGACGCGGCGGCCGGTGCCGCGCAGGCCGTCGTCGTCGTGGAGCCCGGCACCCCCGACGGGTACGCCCGGGTGATCGAGGCGCGCGACCGGCTGATCGCCGCCGGGATGACGGTCGCGGCGCCCTGCCCGCACAGCTCCGCCTGCCCCATCGAGCCGGGCACCGACTGGTGCCACTTCTCCGCCCGGGTCAGCCGCTCCTCCCTGCACCGGCAGGTCAAGGGCGGGACGCTGAGCCACGAGGACGAGAAGTTCTCCTACGTCGTCGCGACCCGCTTCCCCGTCGAGCCTGTGGCCGCCCGGGTCACCCGCCGGCCCCAGATCCGCAAGGGCCAGGTCCTGCTGGAGCTCTGCACCCGGGACGAGGCCCTGCGGCGGGAGACCGTCACCAAACGCCACGGCGCGCTCTACCGGGCCGCCAGGGACACCGACTGGGGCGACGCCTGGCCGCCGCCCGAGCAGGACTGA